The Haloferax sp. Atlit-12N region AAACTCGCTCGTTCGAGAAAAAGCGGGTTCCGGGTGTGGTCCGGTCGGCTCAGTCGCTGACGTACGCCTCGATACGGTCCATCGCCTCGCGGAGTTCGCGCATCCCCGTCGCATAAGAGACCCGAAGGTGGCCCTCGCCGCCCTCGCCGAAGACGCTCCCCGGGACGAGCGCGACGTTCTGTTCTTCGAGGAGGCCCTCGGCGAACGCCTCGTCGTCGCCGTCGGGAGCCTCCGGGAAGACGTAGAACGCCCCTTTCGCCTCGAAGCAGTCGAGTCCCATCTCCTCGAAGCGGGCGAGGACGAACCGCCGGCGGCGGTCGTATTCGCGGCGCATCTCGTCGACGGAGTCGTCGCACGACCGCAGGGCTTCGAGCGCCGCGTACTGCGCCGTCGTGGGCGCCGAAAGCATCGCGTACTGGTGGACCTTGTTCATCGCGTCGATGGCTCCGGCCGGCCCCATGGCGTAGCCGAGGCGCAGGCCGGTCATGGCGTAGGCCTTCGAGAAGCCGTTGAACACGATGGTTCGCTCGCGCATGCCGGGGTGGGTGGCGATGGAGGCGTGGTCGTCCTCGTACCGGAGGTCCGAGTAGATTTCGTCGGAGAGCACGACGAGGTCGTGGTCCCTGACGAACGAGGCCACGTCGGCGAGTTCGTCGTCGGTCATCACCGCGCCGGTCGGGTTGTTCGGGTAGCAGAGCACCAACACGTCGGCCTCGTCGGCCCCGGCGGCTTCGAGCGCCTCAGGCGTGAGTTTGAACTCGTCTTCGGCGCGGGTCGGCACCGGGAGCGGTTCGCCGCCGGCGAAGATGGCTCCCGGCGTGTACGAGATGTACGACGGCTGGGGAATCGCCACCACGTCGCCGGGGTCGACGAACGCCCGGAACGCGAGGTCGACC contains the following coding sequences:
- a CDS encoding pyridoxal phosphate-dependent aminotransferase; amino-acid sequence: MTLGDQLSDRVKQVPPSGIRKFFELAEEVDDVISLGVGEPDFSAPWAARTAAIDSLERGKTSYTSNRGMRELREAISERVTRYGQEYDPEDEIIVTTGASEAVDLAFRAFVDPGDVVAIPQPSYISYTPGAIFAGGEPLPVPTRAEDEFKLTPEALEAAGADEADVLVLCYPNNPTGAVMTDDELADVASFVRDHDLVVLSDEIYSDLRYEDDHASIATHPGMRERTIVFNGFSKAYAMTGLRLGYAMGPAGAIDAMNKVHQYAMLSAPTTAQYAALEALRSCDDSVDEMRREYDRRRRFVLARFEEMGLDCFEAKGAFYVFPEAPDGDDEAFAEGLLEEQNVALVPGSVFGEGGEGHLRVSYATGMRELREAMDRIEAYVSD